In a single window of the Eshraghiella crossota genome:
- a CDS encoding helix-turn-helix domain-containing protein, giving the protein MIIGQKIKELRIKKGISVDALAEATGISRATLYRYENASIHKIPVACLESICRVLGVKTSDLMEDTDSNQLEELPQAFNNPQEALSFILKMPALAAYGGYDLSKMDDKKLLEFANEILAQIRLVSYKYK; this is encoded by the coding sequence ATGATAATTGGTCAAAAAATTAAAGAATTAAGAATAAAAAAAGGAATCTCCGTTGATGCACTTGCCGAAGCAACCGGTATTTCCAGAGCAACTTTATATCGCTATGAAAATGCTTCAATTCACAAAATTCCTGTTGCCTGTCTTGAATCAATCTGCAGGGTTCTCGGAGTAAAGACTTCTGACTTAATGGAAGATACTGACAGCAATCAGCTTGAAGAACTTCCACAAGCCTTTAACAATCCACAGGAAGCGCTTTCATTTATTTTAAAAATGCCTGCTCTGGCTGCTTACGGTGGATATGATTTAAGTAAGATGGACGATAAGAAACTTCTTGAATTTGCCAACGAAATTTTAGCCCAGATTCGTCTTGTAAGTTACAAATATAAATAA
- a CDS encoding peptidoglycan-binding protein, translating into MLYKNDETGFLRVNITNEEGIPIDATVSIYEGTDEENPVDVAETNSIGQTEQIELPAPPQSISEAPGIIIPYSMYNIVASAPGFAPVSITGSNIFSGILSIQNIVLTENPGIYNIGPNTLIGNYPPKIPEAEIKPIENTGEIVLDRVVVPETIVVHDGVPSDSTATDYYVPFADYIKNVASSEIYPTWPRETIKANVIAIISFTLNRVYTEWYRNKGYYFTITSSTAFDHKWINKRNIFDTISNVVDEYFSNYVSRPDVKQPILTQYCDGKRTTCSGLSQWGSKSLGDDGKTALQILRNYYGSDIYINTAEIIEGIPVSYPGYTLEIGSYGPPVTTIQEQLSLIRRTYSNIPPLTVDGIYGKDTAASVSKFQETFNMPVTGTVDYATWYKISQLYVALAKLS; encoded by the coding sequence ATGCTTTATAAAAATGATGAAACCGGCTTTTTAAGGGTTAATATCACAAATGAAGAAGGAATTCCCATTGATGCAACCGTCAGCATCTACGAAGGTACGGATGAAGAAAACCCAGTTGACGTTGCAGAAACCAATTCCATAGGTCAGACAGAACAAATCGAACTGCCGGCTCCACCACAGAGCATCAGCGAAGCTCCCGGCATTATCATACCTTACTCCATGTATAATATTGTAGCTTCTGCTCCGGGCTTTGCCCCGGTTTCCATTACCGGTTCAAATATTTTTTCCGGAATACTATCAATACAAAATATTGTTCTTACGGAAAATCCCGGCATTTATAACATTGGTCCCAATACGCTAATCGGCAACTATCCTCCAAAAATTCCTGAGGCCGAGATAAAACCCATTGAAAACACCGGTGAAATTGTTCTTGACCGTGTTGTGGTACCCGAAACCATTGTTGTCCATGACGGTGTCCCATCCGACTCGACAGCAACGGACTACTACGTTCCATTTGCCGATTATATAAAAAATGTTGCCAGCAGTGAAATATACCCTACATGGCCCAGAGAAACCATCAAAGCCAATGTAATTGCCATTATTTCTTTTACCCTGAACCGTGTATACACCGAATGGTACCGCAATAAGGGTTATTATTTTACCATTACATCTTCTACCGCTTTTGACCATAAGTGGATTAATAAGCGTAATATTTTCGACACCATCTCCAATGTTGTTGATGAATATTTCTCAAATTATGTATCCCGTCCCGATGTCAAACAGCCAATCCTCACCCAATACTGCGACGGCAAAAGGACTACCTGCAGCGGTCTCAGCCAGTGGGGTTCCAAGTCTCTTGGGGATGACGGCAAAACCGCTCTCCAGATTCTTCGTAATTACTACGGCAGCGACATATATATAAACACTGCCGAAATAATCGAGGGCATCCCTGTCTCATATCCCGGATACACCCTTGAAATCGGTTCATACGGTCCTCCTGTCACCACCATTCAGGAACAGCTTTCCCTCATCCGCCGTACCTACAGCAACATACCTCCTCTTACTGTTGACGGAATCTACGGTAAGGACACAGCAGCTTCCGTCAGCAAATTCCAGGAGACCTTCAACATGCCCGTTACCGGCACCGTCGATTATGCCACATGGTATAAAATATCCCAGCTATATGTGGCACTGGCTAAATTGTCGTAG
- the carB gene encoding carbamoyl-phosphate synthase large subunit: protein MPKNKDIKKVLVIGSGPIVIGQAAEFDYAGTQACRSLKEEGMEVVLVNSNPATIMTDKNIADEVYIEPLTVKSLEQIILKEKPDSILPTLGGQAGLNLAMEIAETGFLEEHNVKLIGTTAETIRKAEDRLEFKTTMEKIGEPCAPSLVVENVEDGIAFANQIGYPVVLRPAYTLGGSGGGIAKNEEELIDILSNGLRLSRVGQVLVERCIAGWKEIEYEVMRDANGTCITVCNMENIDPVGVHTGDSIVVAPSQTLSDKEYQMLRSSALNIIDELKITGGCNVQFALHPTSFEYCVIEVNPRVSRSSALASKATGYPIAKVAAKIALGYNLDEIPNAITHKTFASFEPALDYCVVKIPRLPFDKFITASRKLTTQMKATGEVMSICTNFEGALMKAIRSLEQHVDSLMNDDYSSYSDDDIIELLHNIDDKRMYVVAEALRRGISNDTIHDITMIDKWFIDKFHIIVEMENRLKAEELTKELLAEAKRIEFPDVVIGRLTGRTEKEIKALRDEYGIHAAFKMVDTCAAEFEASTPYYYSCYSSENEVIETKPEKKVLVLGSGPIRIGQGIEFDYCSVHSTWAFKAEGYETIIINNNPETVSTDFDIADKLYFEPLTPEDVESIVELEHPDGAVVQFGGQTAIKLTKALMEMGVPILGTSAEDVDAAEDRELFDEILEQTGIPRAAGKTVFTTEEALEAANELGYPVLVRPSYVLGGQGMQIAISDKDIVEFMEIINRQVQEHPILVDKYLMGKEIEVDAVCDGEDILIPGIMEHIERAGIHSGDSISVYPAQSISQKIVDMLEDYTIKLARALHVKGLINIQFIVYNDQVYVIEVNPRSSRTVPYISKVTGIPIVKLATQVIIGNTIKGLGYTPGLQKKADYIAIKMPVFSFEKIRGADISLGPEMKSTGECLGIAKDFNEALYKAFVGAGVNLPKHKQMIMTVNDHEQKDALSVAKRFAALGYTIYATRGTARYFNENGVEAIKINKVEQESPTLLDLILDHKIDLVIDIPENGIEKSHDGFIIRRHAIETGVNVLTSLDTANALLTSLECQATQSMTPIDIATI, encoded by the coding sequence ATGCCAAAGAATAAAGACATAAAAAAAGTATTAGTAATCGGTTCAGGTCCTATTGTAATCGGTCAGGCTGCCGAATTTGACTATGCGGGAACACAGGCATGTCGTTCTCTTAAAGAAGAAGGCATGGAGGTTGTTCTTGTGAACTCTAACCCTGCCACAATCATGACTGATAAAAATATTGCTGATGAAGTCTACATTGAGCCATTGACAGTTAAGTCACTTGAGCAGATTATTCTCAAGGAGAAACCGGACAGTATTCTTCCTACACTCGGTGGACAGGCAGGTCTTAACCTTGCAATGGAAATTGCTGAGACAGGTTTCCTTGAAGAACATAATGTTAAATTAATCGGTACAACTGCTGAGACAATCAGGAAGGCAGAAGACAGACTTGAATTTAAGACAACAATGGAAAAAATCGGAGAGCCTTGTGCACCTTCTCTTGTTGTTGAGAACGTTGAAGACGGTATTGCTTTTGCCAACCAGATTGGTTACCCTGTAGTTCTCCGCCCGGCATATACACTCGGTGGAAGCGGCGGCGGTATTGCTAAGAACGAAGAAGAACTTATCGACATTCTTTCCAATGGTTTAAGATTAAGCCGTGTAGGCCAGGTACTTGTTGAAAGATGTATCGCAGGATGGAAGGAAATCGAATACGAAGTAATGCGTGACGCCAACGGAACCTGTATTACAGTATGTAATATGGAAAATATTGACCCTGTCGGAGTACACACAGGTGACAGTATTGTAGTTGCGCCTTCACAGACACTGTCTGATAAGGAATACCAGATGCTTCGTTCATCAGCTCTTAATATTATTGATGAACTTAAAATAACAGGCGGATGTAATGTACAGTTTGCACTTCATCCAACAAGTTTTGAATATTGCGTTATTGAAGTTAATCCTCGTGTAAGCCGTTCATCAGCCCTTGCTTCCAAAGCAACAGGTTATCCTATTGCCAAGGTTGCGGCTAAGATAGCACTCGGCTATAACCTTGATGAGATACCTAATGCAATTACACATAAGACATTTGCAAGTTTTGAGCCTGCTCTTGACTATTGCGTAGTTAAGATTCCAAGACTTCCTTTTGATAAATTTATTACTGCTTCAAGAAAGCTTACGACACAGATGAAGGCAACCGGTGAGGTCATGAGTATCTGCACTAACTTTGAAGGCGCACTTATGAAGGCTATCCGTTCACTTGAACAGCACGTTGATTCGCTTATGAACGATGATTACTCATCATATTCTGATGATGACATTATAGAACTTCTTCACAACATTGATGATAAGCGTATGTATGTTGTTGCAGAGGCTTTAAGAAGAGGCATTTCTAACGATACAATCCATGATATTACCATGATTGATAAGTGGTTTATCGATAAATTCCACATTATCGTTGAAATGGAAAACCGCCTCAAGGCAGAGGAACTTACCAAAGAACTTCTTGCTGAAGCAAAGAGAATTGAATTCCCTGACGTTGTTATCGGAAGACTTACAGGCAGGACAGAAAAAGAAATTAAGGCTTTAAGGGATGAATATGGTATTCATGCGGCATTTAAGATGGTTGATACCTGTGCTGCCGAATTTGAGGCTTCAACACCTTACTACTATTCATGCTACAGCTCAGAAAATGAAGTTATTGAGACTAAGCCTGAGAAAAAAGTCCTCGTACTCGGTTCAGGTCCTATAAGAATCGGACAGGGTATCGAATTTGACTATTGTTCGGTTCACAGTACATGGGCATTCAAGGCTGAAGGATATGAGACAATCATTATCAATAATAACCCTGAAACAGTAAGTACCGACTTTGATATAGCTGACAAACTTTATTTTGAACCATTGACACCTGAGGATGTTGAAAGCATTGTTGAACTTGAACATCCGGACGGAGCTGTTGTACAGTTCGGTGGACAGACAGCCATTAAGCTCACAAAAGCATTAATGGAAATGGGCGTTCCAATCCTCGGTACGAGCGCAGAAGATGTTGATGCGGCAGAAGACAGAGAGCTTTTTGATGAGATTCTTGAACAGACAGGAATTCCAAGAGCAGCAGGAAAGACAGTTTTTACTACAGAAGAAGCTCTTGAGGCAGCTAATGAATTAGGTTATCCTGTTCTTGTAAGACCTTCATATGTCCTTGGCGGACAGGGTATGCAGATTGCCATAAGCGACAAAGATATTGTTGAATTTATGGAAATCATTAACAGACAGGTTCAGGAACATCCAATCCTTGTTGATAAATACCTTATGGGTAAGGAAATTGAAGTTGATGCCGTTTGTGACGGAGAAGATATTTTAATCCCCGGTATTATGGAGCATATTGAAAGAGCCGGTATCCATTCGGGAGACAGTATTTCAGTATATCCTGCCCAGAGTATTTCACAGAAAATTGTGGATATGCTTGAAGATTATACAATTAAGCTTGCAAGAGCTTTACATGTAAAAGGTCTTATTAATATCCAGTTTATCGTATACAATGACCAGGTATATGTAATAGAGGTTAATCCACGTTCTTCAAGAACTGTTCCATATATAAGCAAAGTTACAGGTATTCCTATTGTAAAACTTGCTACACAGGTTATTATCGGTAATACAATCAAAGGTCTTGGCTATACACCCGGACTTCAGAAGAAAGCAGACTACATTGCTATCAAGATGCCTGTATTCTCATTTGAAAAGATTCGTGGCGCTGATATCAGCCTTGGACCGGAAATGAAATCGACAGGTGAATGTCTTGGTATAGCAAAAGATTTTAACGAAGCATTATACAAAGCCTTTGTAGGTGCAGGCGTTAATCTTCCAAAACATAAACAGATGATTATGACAGTTAATGACCATGAGCAGAAAGATGCTCTTTCGGTTGCAAAACGTTTTGCAGCTCTTGGATATACAATTTATGCGACAAGAGGTACAGCACGTTATTTCAATGAAAACGGCGTTGAGGCAATTAAGATCAATAAGGTTGAACAGGAATCACCAACACTTCTTGACCTTATTCTTGACCACAAGATTGACCTTGTTATCGATATACCTGAGAACGGTATTGAAAAGAGCCACGATGGTTTCATTATCAGAAGACATGCAATCGAGACCGGTGTAAACGTTCTTACATCACTTGATACAGCCAATGCATTGCTTACAAGTCTTGAATGTCAGGCAACACAGTCAATGACACCGATTGATATAGCAACAATTTAA
- a CDS encoding ImmA/IrrE family metallo-endopeptidase, producing the protein MTPEEIIDLAKDFRQCYNTNDAIEVANSIGINVIMRKQNTDDFKAHIVKFDKYTPFICVNENFSPVSRNVLCAHELGHAILHEDTVYNQFDTSTDMIKQKQEYEANLFAVAFLCDEDEFNMPFSQMNNYVLKRILDENIYV; encoded by the coding sequence ATGACACCTGAAGAAATCATTGATTTAGCAAAAGACTTCAGACAATGCTACAATACAAATGATGCCATTGAAGTTGCTAATTCCATAGGCATCAACGTTATTATGCGAAAACAGAATACTGATGATTTCAAAGCACACATTGTGAAATTCGATAAATATACGCCTTTCATATGTGTAAATGAAAACTTCTCCCCTGTCTCAAGAAATGTCCTTTGTGCTCATGAACTTGGCCACGCTATCCTGCATGAGGATACCGTATATAATCAGTTCGATACCTCAACCGATATGATTAAACAGAAGCAGGAATACGAGGCCAATCTTTTTGCCGTTGCTTTCCTATGTGACGAGGATGAATTCAATATGCCGTTTTCGCAGATGAATAACTATGTACTGAAAAGAATTCTGGATGAAAATATTTATGTGTGA
- the argS gene encoding arginine--tRNA ligase, which yields MKKILDQITEIVGNAFKQCGYDDKYGKTGISNRPDLCEYQCNGAMAAAKEYKKAPFMIGDEVVAILQDNSAFEKVECIKPGFINMVMSADFIGGYVRAMALEDKFGCDCEPKDETVFVDYGGANVAKPLHIGHLRSAVIGESVKRICKFAGYKTIGDVHLGDWGLQMGLIITELKERKPDLPYFDDNFTGEYPAEAPFTISELEEIYPCASGKSKEYAEYKKSAQNATYLLQNGHRGYTALWKHIINVSVADLKKNYGNLNVHFDLWKGESDAQPYIADMVKDMVDRGIAHESQGAIVVDIAEENDSRELPPCIIQKSDGAANYETSDLATLIEREKLYAPKSYIYLADKRQELHYTQFFRVARKAGIVSPDTELKFIGFGTMNGSDGKPFKTRQGGVLRLEYLIKEIEDKVYEKIMANRTVDESEARNTAKMVGLAALKYGDLSNQASKDYVFDIDRFTSFEGDTGPYILYTIVRIKSILKKYENAGGVVSGIHTANPESESERSLMLVLTGMQDMIKTAYEESAPHKICKFIYDLSNAFNHFYHETKILSEEDENKKKGYIALIKLTKDVLETCVDLLGIEAPERM from the coding sequence ATGAAAAAAATTTTAGACCAGATTACAGAAATAGTCGGAAATGCTTTTAAACAATGCGGCTATGATGATAAATACGGAAAGACAGGAATATCCAACAGACCTGATTTATGTGAATATCAGTGCAACGGAGCAATGGCAGCAGCAAAGGAATATAAGAAAGCACCATTTATGATTGGTGATGAAGTGGTTGCAATTTTACAGGACAACAGTGCCTTTGAGAAGGTTGAATGTATCAAACCGGGCTTTATCAACATGGTAATGAGCGCAGATTTTATAGGTGGTTATGTTCGTGCCATGGCTTTGGAGGATAAGTTTGGATGCGACTGTGAACCTAAGGACGAGACGGTATTTGTTGATTACGGCGGAGCCAATGTAGCCAAACCTCTTCATATCGGACATCTTCGTTCGGCAGTAATCGGCGAAAGTGTAAAAAGAATCTGCAAATTTGCAGGTTATAAGACAATAGGTGATGTTCATCTTGGCGACTGGGGTCTCCAGATGGGACTTATTATTACAGAACTCAAAGAACGTAAACCGGATTTACCATATTTTGATGATAATTTCACAGGTGAATATCCGGCAGAAGCGCCTTTTACAATATCAGAACTTGAGGAAATTTATCCGTGTGCCAGCGGCAAATCAAAAGAATATGCCGAATATAAGAAATCGGCTCAGAATGCCACATATCTTTTACAGAACGGTCACAGAGGATACACAGCCCTCTGGAAACACATTATCAATGTGTCGGTTGCTGATTTGAAAAAAAATTATGGTAACCTTAATGTCCATTTCGATTTATGGAAGGGTGAAAGTGATGCCCAGCCATATATTGCTGATATGGTTAAGGATATGGTAGACAGGGGGATAGCCCATGAAAGCCAGGGTGCCATTGTTGTAGACATAGCCGAGGAAAATGACAGCAGGGAGCTTCCTCCATGTATCATCCAGAAATCGGACGGAGCAGCCAATTACGAGACCTCCGACCTTGCGACACTTATCGAGAGGGAAAAATTATATGCACCTAAGTCATACATTTACCTTGCAGATAAGAGACAGGAACTTCACTATACACAGTTTTTCCGTGTGGCAAGAAAAGCAGGAATCGTATCTCCTGATACAGAACTTAAGTTCATCGGCTTTGGCACGATGAACGGCAGTGACGGCAAACCTTTCAAGACAAGACAGGGTGGTGTACTGCGTCTTGAATACCTCATAAAAGAAATTGAAGACAAGGTATACGAAAAAATCATGGCTAACCGTACCGTGGATGAGAGTGAAGCCAGAAATACAGCTAAGATGGTAGGACTTGCCGCATTAAAATATGGTGATTTGTCCAATCAGGCATCTAAGGATTATGTATTTGATATTGATCGTTTCACCTCTTTTGAGGGAGACACAGGTCCATATATCCTTTACACAATTGTACGAATTAAATCTATTCTTAAAAAATATGAAAATGCAGGAGGCGTGGTGTCAGGTATCCATACTGCTAACCCTGAGAGCGAGAGCGAACGTTCACTTATGCTTGTGCTCACAGGCATGCAGGATATGATTAAGACAGCATATGAAGAAAGTGCACCTCACAAAATTTGTAAATTCATATATGATCTTTCCAATGCTTTTAACCATTTTTATCATGAAACAAAGATTCTTTCAGAAGAAGATGAAAATAAAAAGAAAGGTTATATTGCACTTATAAAACTTACAAAAGATGTGTTAGAGACATGTGTTGACTTGCTTGGTATCGAAGCACCGGAGAGAATGTAA
- a CDS encoding HAMP domain-containing histidine kinase has protein sequence MQNLIENAVKYGNGGYLGIKSEDEEVTAENKDGCFNVTVVLKKV, from the coding sequence ATGCAGAATTTAATTGAAAATGCTGTCAAGTACGGTAACGGAGGATATTTAGGAATCAAATCGGAAGATGAGGAAGTAACAGCAGAAAATAAAGACGGATGTTTTAACGTAACAGTTGTATTAAAGAAAGTGTAG
- a CDS encoding carbamoyl phosphate synthase small subunit: MKAFLILSDGNVFEGTSIGAEREVISEIVFNTSMTGYLEVLTDPSYAGQAVVMTYPLIGNYGICYADEESGRPWPDGFIVRELSRVPSNFRSEDSIQNFLKENNIPGIAGIDTRALTKILREKGTMNGMITTNENYNLDEILPKLKEYTTGKVVEKVTCEEKYVLPGDGFKVALMDFGAKRNIARSLNKRGCEVTVYPALTTAEEILAANPDGIMLSNGPGDPKECVSIIKEIKKLYDSDVPIFAICLGHQLMALATGADTHKMKYGHRGANHPVKDLQTGKVYISSQNHGYVVDMDTLDDKIARPAFINVNDKTNEGLEYVGKNIFTVQFHPEACAGPKDSDYLFDRFMNMMKKGRD; encoded by the coding sequence ATGAAAGCATTTTTGATTCTAAGTGACGGAAATGTCTTTGAAGGTACAAGCATTGGAGCTGAGAGAGAAGTAATCAGTGAAATTGTTTTTAATACCTCAATGACAGGATATTTAGAGGTTCTTACAGATCCATCATATGCCGGACAGGCAGTAGTTATGACATATCCATTAATTGGCAATTATGGTATTTGCTATGCTGATGAGGAATCAGGCAGACCATGGCCTGACGGTTTTATTGTCCGAGAACTTTCACGTGTTCCAAGTAACTTCCGTAGTGAAGATTCTATACAAAATTTTCTTAAAGAAAATAACATTCCGGGTATTGCCGGTATTGATACCCGTGCTCTTACCAAGATTCTCAGGGAAAAGGGTACTATGAACGGAATGATTACCACTAATGAGAATTATAATCTTGATGAGATTCTCCCTAAATTAAAAGAATATACCACAGGCAAGGTTGTTGAAAAAGTAACCTGTGAAGAGAAATATGTACTTCCCGGTGATGGATTTAAGGTTGCACTTATGGATTTCGGTGCCAAAAGAAATATTGCAAGATCCCTTAATAAGAGAGGCTGTGAGGTAACTGTTTATCCTGCTTTAACCACAGCAGAAGAAATCCTTGCAGCTAATCCTGACGGAATAATGCTTTCTAACGGCCCGGGAGACCCTAAGGAATGTGTTTCCATTATTAAGGAAATCAAGAAATTATATGATTCAGATGTTCCTATTTTTGCAATTTGTCTCGGACATCAGCTTATGGCACTTGCCACAGGCGCTGATACACATAAGATGAAATACGGACACAGAGGAGCTAATCATCCGGTTAAGGATCTTCAGACCGGTAAGGTATATATCTCATCACAGAACCATGGATATGTTGTTGATATGGATACACTTGATGATAAGATTGCAAGACCTGCATTTATCAATGTTAATGACAAGACCAATGAAGGTCTTGAATATGTAGGCAAGAACATCTTTACAGTCCAGTTCCATCCGGAAGCCTGTGCAGGCCCTAAGGATTCGGATTATCTTTTTGACAGATTCATGAATATGATGAAGAAAGGCAGGGATTAA
- the ftsZ gene encoding cell division protein FtsZ, whose amino-acid sequence MLEIKSFEKKDYVKMAVIGVGGGGNNAIDRMINEGISGVDFIAANTDAQVLDANFAPIKIQLGKKLTEGLGAGSDPTIGEKSALESLDELETLLEGYRLVFITCGMGGGTGSGAAHVIAKTCMDKGILTVAIVTKPFGYEGYPREVIATEGIEKLRENVDILITIPNDRLLEAYSDMSFEDAFAKADEVLHYAVMGITNIIINRGTINLDFNDLCTVIRGKGLAHLGIGSSKGNDAVMDALNKALSSPLLETTIEGASYVLFNVEGKAGIKEMNEAARCIQSIAGRDVHILWGTVGDVDGDRDEVTVTLIATGIRECEKKIVEPDFVSIEKNRYKSPIEEMSIKVPAFLQKKIKNNL is encoded by the coding sequence ATGTTAGAAATAAAAAGTTTTGAAAAAAAAGATTATGTAAAAATGGCAGTTATCGGTGTTGGCGGAGGCGGAAACAATGCAATAGACAGAATGATAAATGAAGGCATTTCAGGTGTTGATTTTATCGCAGCCAACACGGATGCACAGGTGCTGGATGCGAATTTTGCTCCAATAAAGATTCAACTTGGAAAAAAGCTTACCGAGGGCCTTGGAGCCGGTTCTGATCCCACAATTGGAGAAAAGTCTGCACTTGAAAGCCTTGATGAGCTTGAAACATTACTGGAAGGATACCGACTTGTTTTTATAACCTGCGGAATGGGTGGAGGAACAGGTTCGGGAGCAGCTCATGTAATTGCAAAAACATGCATGGACAAAGGCATTCTGACGGTTGCAATAGTAACAAAACCTTTTGGATATGAAGGATATCCAAGGGAAGTAATTGCGACAGAAGGCATAGAAAAGCTTAGGGAAAATGTTGACATACTTATTACAATTCCGAATGACCGTCTTTTAGAAGCATATTCAGACATGTCTTTTGAAGATGCTTTTGCCAAGGCGGATGAGGTTCTGCATTATGCAGTTATGGGAATAACCAACATAATAATTAACAGAGGAACGATTAATCTCGATTTTAATGATTTATGTACGGTTATCAGAGGGAAAGGCCTTGCACATCTAGGTATTGGCTCATCAAAAGGAAATGATGCTGTTATGGATGCACTTAATAAGGCACTCAGCTCCCCACTATTGGAAACGACAATTGAGGGTGCAAGTTATGTGTTGTTTAATGTTGAAGGAAAAGCCGGAATAAAAGAAATGAATGAAGCTGCAAGATGCATTCAGAGTATTGCAGGAAGGGATGTGCACATACTTTGGGGTACGGTTGGAGATGTTGATGGTGATCGAGATGAAGTAACTGTAACACTAATTGCCACAGGAATAAGAGAGTGTGAGAAAAAAATAGTAGAACCGGACTTTGTCAGTATAGAAAAAAACAGGTACAAATCTCCAATTGAGGAAATGTCTATTAAAGTACCTGCTTTTTTGCAAAAAAAAATTAAGAATAACCTGTAG
- a CDS encoding ATP-binding protein, which produces MYLKRKIDDFLIKWKEDVNHKPLIVKGARQIGKTESIMHFANANYASVIYINFALDKKFIKIAEDGYDVNTIVKNISLINPSFKFVQGHTIIVFDEIQEYPDIATALKSFRIDGRYDIICSGSMLGINYRKIHSNSVGNKVDYEMFSMDFEEFLWAKGYDNTQIYDILEHMTALKPFGETELSVYKSLFLDYCVLGGMPDVVKGYVETGTFQASSDIQNQIRLDYEEDVRKYAEGLDQTKIISVYRSIPAQLAKENKKFQYSQISKNARSREYMGCIEWLIDAGVVTECNCLLMPELPLKGNVDTTKYKLYYPDTGLLVSALDDEAQEDLRVNKNLGVYKGALYENFVAEAFIKQGLGLFYYKKENATLEEDFFVRSQNELIPVEVKSNNDRSKSLRTLIRDERYSDIKHGIKLGDFNIGCSESIYTFPYFCAFMLKEYLKTWN; this is translated from the coding sequence ATGTATTTGAAAAGAAAAATAGATGATTTCCTAATTAAATGGAAGGAAGATGTTAATCATAAGCCGTTGATAGTAAAAGGTGCAAGACAGATTGGCAAGACAGAATCTATTATGCATTTTGCCAACGCTAATTATGCAAGTGTTATATATATTAATTTTGCTCTGGATAAGAAATTTATCAAAATAGCAGAGGACGGATATGATGTAAATACCATTGTGAAGAATATATCATTGATAAATCCATCTTTTAAGTTTGTTCAGGGTCATACGATTATTGTTTTTGATGAAATACAGGAGTATCCGGATATAGCTACAGCCTTGAAGTCATTTAGGATTGACGGACGTTATGATATTATATGCAGTGGTTCAATGCTTGGAATCAATTACAGAAAAATTCACAGTAACAGCGTTGGAAATAAGGTTGATTATGAAATGTTTTCAATGGATTTTGAGGAATTTTTGTGGGCGAAGGGATATGACAATACCCAGATTTACGATATTTTAGAACATATGACAGCCTTGAAACCATTTGGTGAAACAGAATTATCTGTCTATAAATCATTATTTCTTGATTACTGTGTTCTGGGAGGAATGCCGGATGTGGTTAAGGGATATGTTGAGACAGGAACTTTTCAGGCTTCGTCAGATATTCAGAATCAGATTCGACTTGATTATGAAGAAGATGTCAGAAAATATGCAGAAGGACTTGACCAGACCAAAATAATCAGTGTGTATAGGAGCATACCGGCACAGCTTGCCAAAGAAAACAAGAAATTCCAATACAGTCAAATCAGCAAAAATGCGCGTTCCAGAGAATATATGGGATGTATTGAATGGCTGATTGACGCAGGAGTTGTGACGGAATGCAACTGTCTGCTTATGCCGGAACTTCCGTTGAAAGGAAATGTTGATACAACTAAGTATAAGTTGTATTACCCCGATACTGGACTTTTAGTATCTGCGTTAGATGATGAAGCACAGGAAGATCTGAGGGTTAATAAGAATCTTGGCGTATATAAAGGTGCCCTATACGAAAATTTTGTTGCAGAAGCATTTATTAAGCAGGGTTTGGGATTGTTTTATTATAAGAAAGAAAACGCAACTCTTGAGGAAGACTTCTTTGTGCGTTCACAAAATGAACTAATCCCGGTGGAGGTCAAGTCCAATAATGACAGATCCAAGTCTCTCAGAACGCTCATCAGGGATGAAAGATACAGCGATATAAAGCATGGAATAAAATTAGGAGATTTTAATATAGGATGTTCTGAAAGCATATACACATTTCCTTACTTTTGTGCTTTTATGCTAAAAGAATACCTTAAAACATGGAATTGA